A genomic window from Vitis riparia cultivar Riparia Gloire de Montpellier isolate 1030 chromosome 18, EGFV_Vit.rip_1.0, whole genome shotgun sequence includes:
- the LOC117907890 gene encoding squalene monooxygenase SE1-like — translation MVDQGILGWIFASLLGFVVFRSVLLKNKKKDGASVEIRDECVKSTANGECRSKTAYEEADVIIVGAGVAGAALANTLGKDGRRVRVIERDLTEPDRIVGELLQPGGYLKLIELGLQDCVEEIDAQRVFGYALFKDGKNTKLSYPLEKFDSDVAGRSFHNGRFIQRMREKAATLPNVQLEQGTVTSLLEEKGTIRGVNYKTKDGETMTAYAPLTIVCDGCFSNLRRSLCTPKVDVPSCFVGLLLEDCELPFANHGHVVLADPSPILFYRISSTEIRCLVDVPGQKVPSISNGEMAKYLKAVVAPQIPPELYDGFIAAINKGNIRTMPNRSMPAAPHPTPGALLMGDAFNMRHPLTGGGMTVALSDIVVLRDLLRPLHDLNDAATLCKYLESFYTLRKPVASTINTLAGALYKVFCASPDQARKEMRDACFDYLSLGGVCSSGPVSLLSGLNPRPLSLVCHFFAVAIFGVGRLLLPFPSPKRVWIGARIISGASGIIFPIIKAEGVRQMFFPATVPAYYRAPPVK, via the exons ATGGTGGATCAGGGCATCCTGGGATGGATCTTCGCCTCCTTGCTGGGGTTCGTCGTCTTCCGTAGCGTGCTTctgaagaacaagaagaaggaCGGTGCTTCTGTGGAGATCAGGGATGAATGCGTGAAAAGCACCGCTAATGGAGAATGCAGATCGAAGACCGCTTACGAGGAGGCTGACGTCATCATCGTCGGGGCCGGCGTCGCGGGCGCCGCTCTCGCTAATACTCTCGGCAAG GATGGGCGTAGGGTACGCGTGATTGAAAGAGACTTAACTGAGCCTGACCGAATTGTTGGTGAACTGCTACAGCCAGGGGGCTACCTCAAATTGATTGAGTTGGGGCTTCAAG ATTGCGTAGAGGAAATTGATGCTCAGCGGGTGTTTGGCTATGCTCTCTTTAAGGATGGAAAGAATACGAAACTCTCTTATCCTCTGGAAAAATTCGATTCAGATGTTGCCGGAAGGAGCTTTCACAACGGCCGCTTCATACAAAGGATGCGAGAGAAAGCTGCAACCCTTCCCAA TGTACAGTTGGAGCAAGGAACTGTTACATCTTTACTTGAAGAAAAGGGGACCATTAGAGGGGTAAATTACAAGACTAAAGATGGTGAAACAATGACAGCATATGCTCCTTTAACCATTGTATGTGATGGTTGTTTCTCAAACTTGCGCCGCTCCCTTTGTACCCCTAAG GTAGATGTGCCCTCATGTTTTGTCGGTTTGTTGCTGGAAGACTGTGAGCTCCCATTTGCAAATCATGGGCATGTTGTTTTAGCAGATCCTTCTCCTATCTTGTTTTATCGTATCAGCAGTACAGAGATTCGATGTCTGGTTGATGTACCTGGTCAAAAGGTGCCTTCTATTTCAAATGGTGAAATGGCCAAGTATTTGAAGGCTGTGGTGGCTCCCCAA ATTCCTCCTGAGCTGTATGATGGGTTTATAGCTGCAATCAATAAAGGAAACATAAGGACGATGCCTAATAGAAGCATGCCAGCTGCTCCACATCCTACTCCTGGGGCCTTGTTGATGGGGGATGCATTTAATATGCGCCATCCTTTAACTGGTGGAGGAATGACCGTGGCACTATCTGATATTGTTGTGCTACGAGATCTTCTCAGGCCTCTGCATGACCTGAATGATGCAGCTACACTTTGCAAATATCTCGAGTCCTTTTATACCTTGCGAAAG CCTGTGGCATCCACAATAAATACATTGGCAGGTGCCCTGTATAAGGTGTTTTGTGCTTCACCAGATCAAGCAAGGAAGGAAATGCGTGATGCGTGCTTTGATTATTTAAGCCTTGGAGGTGTGTGTTCATCAGGGCCAGTGTCTCTACTATCAGGGCTAAATCCTCGTCCATTGAGCTTGGTTTGTCACTTCTTTGCGGTGGCAATATTTGGTGTTGGTCGTTTATTGCTGCCATTTCCTTCACCAAAACGTGTATGGATTGGAGCTAGAATAATTTCA GGTGCATCGGGAATCATTTTCCCCATCATAAAGGCAGAAGGAGTTAGGCAAATGTTCTTTCCTGCAACAGTTCCAGCATATTACAGAGCTCCTCCTGTTAAGTGA
- the LOC117906865 gene encoding uncharacterized protein LOC117906865 encodes MSEGKNTREDDNEKGSDNNPWARSNGQYEEKGEGMRLWGIFLFSLIGATVTTFAVGQFRRTAGWFYTQFARSQSSRNGATGSSFRSSFQEEAWKRYNRRMQEEYEEEMERVERIKRMQSVFNRERNKYKRSYESWRENGEGPYHQHFQRDDWYWKTDTSYKYQRANSREIPRDRTSASYPLSHHYLTLGLDRTRAKPYTEAEIKNAFRAKAMEFHPDQNQDNKEAAEAKFKEVMTSYEAIKLERKNGSS; translated from the exons ATGTCGGAGGGCAAGAATACGAGAGAAGATGATAATGAGAAAGGGAGTGACAATAATCCATGGGCGCGGTCAAACGGACAGTATGAGGAAAAAGGCGAAGGCATGCGACTTTGGGGAATTTTCCTCTTCAGTTTGATTGGAGCCACCGTCACCACTTTCGCC GTTGGGCAGTTTCGTAGGACAGCTGGTTGGTTCTATACTCAG TTTGCTAGGTCACAATCATCAAGGAATGGTGCAACTGGTAGTTCTTTTCGGTCAAGTTTTCAGGAGGAAGCATGGAAAAGATATAATCGTCGAATGCAAGAggaatatgaagaagaaatggaGAGAGTG GAGCGTATAAAGCGTATGCAGAGTGTATTCAACCGAGAGAGGAATAAATACAAGAGAAGCTACGAGAGTTGGCGTGAAAATGGTGAAGGTCCATATCATCAACATTTCCAGAGGGATGACTGGTATTGGAAAACTGATACATCCTACAAATATCAAAGGGCTAATTCCAGGGAAATTCCTAGAGACAGAACCAGTGCAAGTTATCCACTATCCCATCACTATTTAACTTTGGGTCTTGACAG GACAAGAGCAAAACCATATACAGAAGCTGAaattaag AATGCATTCAGAGCAAAGGCAATGGAGTTCCACCCAGACCAGAACCAAGATAATAAAG AGGCTGCTGAAGCGAAGTTTAAAGAGGTGATGACGTCCTATGAGGCTATTaagttggaaagaaagaacgggagttcataa
- the LOC117906705 gene encoding uncharacterized protein LOC117906705 isoform X1 encodes MDFQCLNRSVWKEALSSYSARIVSLNKPQLVSLDDFYCNQLPALIRQRNPNPYITTSELSKLMQWKLTRGKWRPRLLDFVSSLDEALVKSASQKAFQSLPDISKAISELTVLKGVGPATASALLAAYAPDVAPFMSDEAMVAALGNSKDYTLKQYLVFADKLQNKARELSVEGDSYTPSDVERALWSSAVGTKLLDSLPNSEPKVNTKRNSKRKRKQ; translated from the exons ATGGATTTTCAGTGCTTGAACAGGAGTGTGTGGAAAGAGGCGCTCTCATCCTATTCAGCACGCATAGTCTCTCTCAACAAACCACAACTGGTTTCGCTCGATGATTTCTATTGCAATCAGCTCCCCGCCCTCATCCGCCAGCGAAACCCTAATCCTTACATCACCACATCCGAGCTCTCCAAGCTCATGCAGTGGAAGCTCACCCGTGGCAAAtggag GCCGCGTCTATTGGACTTCGTTTCGTCCTTGGACGAAGCCCTTGTAAAGTCTGCTTCTCAGAAGGCTTTTCAATCACTTCCTGACATCTCTAAGGCTATTTCTGAGCTCACTGTCCTCAAAGGGGTCGGTCCCGCCACTGCGTCCGCCCTTCTCGCTGCTTACGCACCCGATGTTGCGCCCTTCATGTCTGATGAG GCTATGGTCGCGGCTCTTGGCAACTCCAAAGATTATACATTGAAGCAGTATCTAGTATTTGCTGATAAACTACAGAACAAAGCCAGG GAATTGAGTGTAGAGGGGGACTCCTACACTCCATCAGATGTAGAAAGGGCTTTGTGGAGTTCTGCTGTTGGGACCAAGTTGCTAGATTCCCTACCAAATTCAGAACCCAAAGTTAACACAAAGAGAAACtccaagagaaagagaaaacaatga
- the LOC117906705 gene encoding uncharacterized protein LOC117906705 isoform X2, with product MENLNIRPRLLDFVSSLDEALVKSASQKAFQSLPDISKAISELTVLKGVGPATASALLAAYAPDVAPFMSDEAMVAALGNSKDYTLKQYLVFADKLQNKARELSVEGDSYTPSDVERALWSSAVGTKLLDSLPNSEPKVNTKRNSKRKRKQ from the exons Atggag AATTTGAATATCAGGCCGCGTCTATTGGACTTCGTTTCGTCCTTGGACGAAGCCCTTGTAAAGTCTGCTTCTCAGAAGGCTTTTCAATCACTTCCTGACATCTCTAAGGCTATTTCTGAGCTCACTGTCCTCAAAGGGGTCGGTCCCGCCACTGCGTCCGCCCTTCTCGCTGCTTACGCACCCGATGTTGCGCCCTTCATGTCTGATGAG GCTATGGTCGCGGCTCTTGGCAACTCCAAAGATTATACATTGAAGCAGTATCTAGTATTTGCTGATAAACTACAGAACAAAGCCAGG GAATTGAGTGTAGAGGGGGACTCCTACACTCCATCAGATGTAGAAAGGGCTTTGTGGAGTTCTGCTGTTGGGACCAAGTTGCTAGATTCCCTACCAAATTCAGAACCCAAAGTTAACACAAAGAGAAACtccaagagaaagagaaaacaatga